TGCGATACTGCTCAAGCGCATCAAGTGCTTTCCGACCAATAGGCACGATCCGCTCTTTATTGCCTTTTCCTTTCACACGGACGACTTCGACGTTCCCATCGATATCGCCCCAGTTCAGCCCGATCAGTTCGCTCACACGCAAGCCGCATGAGTAGAGCACTTCCAGCATCGCGCGATCACGCAGCCCGGCTGGCGTGTCATGCGCCGGTGTTTCAAGAAGGCGAAACATGTCATCGACAACAAGATGGGTCGGCAGCGGTTGATCTTGCTTAGGTGAGGAGATGAGGACGGTCGGGTCCCGCTCAATTTCTCCTTCGCGTAACAGGAGGCGAAAGAAACTTTTTAAGGTTGAGAGTTTACGGGCGATTGAACTCTTCTTATTCCGGCGGTGGAGGAGAGAGAGATACGCATGAATCAAATGGTGATCGATCTGGGAGACGACCACCTGTCGTCGCTCGGCTCGTTCGTGCGGTTGTTCGACAAAAGCGAAGAATTGGGCTAAGTCGCTCATGTAATTTCGTAAGGTATGAGGCGACATGCTTTTTTCCACTCGCAAGAATGTGGCAAAGCGATCAAGCAAAAGGTGCAACTCTGTGGTAGTCATGATTGGGTAACCGTCTCGGCATGATACCAAGAGGACTCAGGCAAGAAAAGCCATCGCAAAAGGAAAAGCGATGCTCCTGCCAGCCTCTTCACAACCGACGTGTGTGTGCTGTCGGGTTGTATGGCAACATGCCGCTACCACGATGACATGCGATACGTCAGGAGGCGCATGATGCACTGCTATCACTGTCAACAAGAGGTGAACACCAAGGACCGCATTGGGCGCGGTGAAACATGCATCAAGTGCGG
The Deltaproteobacteria bacterium DNA segment above includes these coding regions:
- a CDS encoding tyrosine recombinase XerC, which gives rise to MTTTELHLLLDRFATFLRVEKSMSPHTLRNYMSDLAQFFAFVEQPHERAERRQVVVSQIDHHLIHAYLSLLHRRNKKSSIARKLSTLKSFFRLLLREGEIERDPTVLISSPKQDQPLPTHLVVDDMFRLLETPAHDTPAGLRDRAMLEVLYSCGLRVSELIGLNWGDIDGNVEVVRVKGKGNKERIVPIGRKALDALEQYRIQIPELVAPKRRNRLPSATSLATSPVFLNTRGSRLTTRSVGRFVNAYARACGIALKTSPHALRHTFATHLLDAGADLRAIQELLGHSSLSTTQKYTHVNLDHLMHVYDKAHPRA